In Dasypus novemcinctus isolate mDasNov1 chromosome 10, mDasNov1.1.hap2, whole genome shotgun sequence, one DNA window encodes the following:
- the LOC101425580 gene encoding olfactory receptor 4P4-like, with amino-acid sequence MERHRNISEFILLGLSSDQNIQIFCFVLFLFCYVSILVGNLVILVSIQCSPLYHQPMYYFLSNLSSMDICYTSIVTPKLIGDLLVGTKPISYGNCMLQVFTMHFFGGIEVFIIAAMAFDRYVAICKPLHYMIIMNRAKCNLLVLAAWVGGAVHSFPQFYLAIQLPFCGPNEIDHYFCDIFPLLKVACTDTYITSVLVVANSGIIAVVTFVVLFTSYIIILFTLRNHSAEGRRKALSTCGSHITVVVLFFGSSFFAYLRPPTTFPEDKIFALFYTIIAPMFNPLIYTLRNTEMKNAMRKLWCQTLFLKEAHN; translated from the coding sequence ATGGAAAGGCACAGAAACATCTCTGAATTCATTCTTTTGGGACTTTCCTCTgaccaaaatatacaaatattttgctttgtgctctttttattttgttatgtttCCATCTTGGTTGGAAACCTTGTAATCCTTGTCTCCATTCAATGCAGCCCCCTTTATCACCAACCAATGTACTATTTCCTCAGCAATTTATCCTCTATGGACATCTGCTACACTTCTATTGTTACACCCAAACTGATTGGTGATTTGTTAGTGGGGACAAAACCCATCTCCTATGGAAATTGTATGTTGCAGGTCTTTACCATGCACTTCTTTGGAGGTATTGAGGTCTTCATTATTGCTGCCATGGCCTTCGATCGCTATGTTGCCATCTGCAAACCTCTGCACTACATGATTATCATGAACAGGGCAAAATGCAATCTTCTAGTCTTAGCTGCTTGGGTTGGGGGGGCTGTCCATTCTTTTCCTCAGTTTTATCTGGCAATCCAGTTGCCCTTTTGTGGTCCAAATGAAATTGATCACTATTTCTGTGATATATTCCCACTGCTGAAAGTTGCCTGTACTGATACCTACATAACTAGTGTTCTAGTGGTTGCAAATTCAGGTATAATCGCTGTAGTAACCTTTGTTGTCTTATTTACttcttatattattatattattcactTTAAGAAATCACTCAGCTGAAGGAAGACGCAAAGCCCTCTCTACCTGTGGGTCTCATATTACTGTGGTTGTCTTGTTTTTTGGGTCTTCTTTCTTTGCTTACCTTAGGCCACCtaccactttccctgaggataaaatatttgcactatTTTACACCATCATTGCACCTATGTTCAATCCCCTAATCTATACTCTGAGAAATACAGAGATGAAAAACGCCATGAGAAAATTATGGTGTCAAACATTATTTTTGAAGGAAGCACACAATTAA